In Juglans microcarpa x Juglans regia isolate MS1-56 chromosome 8D, Jm3101_v1.0, whole genome shotgun sequence, the following are encoded in one genomic region:
- the LOC121243080 gene encoding laccase-14-like has protein sequence MELSKIGLSLGFLFFVFLHGVLADCSTATRKVHRYNFILRETSFTRLCTTKKMLTVNGQWPGPKIQVCKGDTAFVHVHNAGKYGVTIHWHGVKQPRNPWSDGPENVTQCPIQPGKSFTYEVTFSDEEGTVWWHAHSDWSRATVHGAIVVLPSNGTTYPFRKPDAEKVLVLGEWYNGDLKEIIDNATETGAAPVESNAYTINGQPGFPNKCSKETTYRLHVQYGKTYLIRLINAVMNEEMFFGIANHKLRVVAQDGAYIKPITTNYIMTSPGQTMDILITANQPPSHYYIAASPFFDAGSIATYDSSNTSAILEYTGIFAPPASPPYPSLPNIRDRAAADKFTNRIRALASPAHPINVPKKIDKKLFVTVSLNQILCPGATCGGPDGNRLSSSLNNISFATSTIDILQAYYRSLPGVFTKDFPDRPPYVFNYTGDVGNNTLYTYQGTNVTMINYGAAVEIVFQGTNVESGEFHPMHLHGYSFYSVGTGYGNYDKTTSPKTYNLKDPPEVNTVGLPRNGWVAIRFIANNPGVWFLHCHLERHASWGMGTVLIVKNGPTKGTSIRPPPPNMPRCS, from the exons ATGGAACTAAGCAAGATAGGCTTGAGCCTGGGTTTCCTATTCTTCGTGTTTTTGCATGGAGTTCTGGCAGATTGCAGTACTGCTACTCGAAAAGTCCACCGCTACAACTTTATT CTGAGGGAGACGAGTTTTACAAGGCTATGTACCACAAAGAAAATGTTAACTGTAAATGGCCAATGGCCTGGCCCGAAAATCCAAGTTTGCAAAGGGGATACTGCGTTTGTCCACGTTCACAATGCCGGCAAATATGGTGTCACTATTCACTG GCACGGAGTGAAGCAGCCAAGAAATCCATGGTCAGATGGTCCTGAGAACGTCACACAGTGCCCTATTCAACCAGGAAAAAGCTTCACTTACGAGGTTACATTTTCAGATGAAGAAGGAACAGTTTGGTGGCACGCCCACAGTGACTGGTCCCGGGCCACAGTCCACGGTGCCATTGTCGTCTTACCTTCAAACGGAACCACTTACCCTTTCCGCAAACCCGATGCCGAAAAAGTGCTTGTACTCg GGGAATGGTACAATGGAGATCTCAAGGAAATAATTGATAACGCAACTGAAACCGGTGCTGCTCCAGTTGAATCCAATGCCTATACCATCAATGGCCAACCAGGATTCCCAAATAAGTGCTCCAAGG aaacaacatatcGTCTGCACGTTCAATACGGCAAGACATATCTTATCCGTCTGATAAATGCCGTGATGAATGAAGAAATGTTCTTTGGAATCGCAAATCACAAACTCAGAGTTGTAGCCCAAGATGGTGCATACATAAAACCCATAACCACAAATTACATCATGACAAGTCCAGGACAAACAATGGACATCCTGATCACTGCAAACCAGCCTCCAAGTCATTATTACATAGCTGCGAGTCCCTTCTTCGATGCCGGTTCTATTGCTACATACGACAGTTCAAACACTTCTGCAATTCTCGAGTATACCGGTATTTTTGCTCCTCCAGCCTCTCCTCCATATCCTTCCCTTCCTAATATACGGGACAGGGCTGCTGCAGATAAGTTCACAAATCGTATAAGGGCATTGGCAAGTCCTGCACACCCAATTAATGTTCCCAAAAAAATCGACAAAAAATTATTCGTGACAGTTAGTCTAAACCAGATACTTTGCCCTGGTGCAACTTGTGGGGGTCCAGATGGTAATAGGCTGTCATCAAGCTTAAACAACATCAGTTTCGCGACCTCAACCATTGATATACTGCAAGCATATTACag GAGCTTGCCGGGTGTGTTCACCAAAGATTTTCCGGATAGACCACCATATGTTTTTAACTACACGGGAGATGTAGGTAATAACACATTGTATACGTACCAAGGGACAAATGTAACGATGATAAATTACGGGGCAGCAGTGGAAATAGTGTTCCAAGGGACTAATGTTGAGTCTGGAGAGTTTCATCCAATGCATCTCCATGGTTATAGCTTCTATTCGGTTGGGACAGGTTATGGAAATTACGATAAGACCACTTCGCCAAAAACATACAATTTGAAGGATCCACCGGAAGTTAACACCGTTGGTCTTCCTAGGAATGGATGGGTTGCAATTCGATTCATAGCCAATAATCCAG GAGTTTGGTTTTTGCATTGTCATTTGGAAAGGCATGCGTCTTGGGGTATGGGCACCGTTCTGATTGTGAAGAATGGACCGACCAAGGGAACAAGTATTCGACCACCCCCACCAAATATGCCTCGTTGTTCTTAA